CCCACCTTTCCTGTTAGCCACATGAAGAGGCATGGCAAGACCATCACCACCAGGACGATCCGGTATGCCGATAGCCGTAGCGGTCCGATAGGCAGGATCCAGGGAACCACCAATGTTACAAGAAACAATAAGACAGGCCACGGAAGTCCCTTTTTCTCTCCGGGCAGTTCGTCGTTGTCTGGCGGTCGCACAGGGGTCGAATAGTTGGACTCTCGCGTGAACGGAATCGGTTCACGTTTTCTCAAAAGCGAGTTGTCTTTTCGAACTCTTAGACGCTCCGCCTCCATTGGACGTCCTTAGTCTTCCAATACGCATTGCGTGACTGTGTACCGACGCGGCCGACCATCGTGTAGGCGAGTATGCCCTTATGAGGTAGACTAGTCTTGCCAGCAGTTACTTGGGAAGTTGATCTGACTTACCTTTTTCGCGTGAACCCAACAAATAAGTAGTATGAACAGCGCGAGAACATAGGATTTGGTCTTCTTGACTTTGCACTTTCTCGTTGATCTACTTACTTACATCTCGGCAGACTTCGATGTGACATCGCGTTGACTTCAGTTGTGAGGTCCAAGAAATCTAGAGACCCGCTCTAGAACGTGCGTAACATACATCACCAGCGTTCTGGTTCTGCCGCTGCTCGATAATCCGGTTGGCCAGGTGAAGCCGCCTGCAGAAGATGTTCTGGAGCTCGTCTTCGCCAGCAATCTGCCGGCTAATGTCGCGAATGGTGCGCCCCAGATAGGTCTTGAGCGTGCGCAGTGCCTTGCCGGCCCGCTTGAACTGCTTGGCGTGGGCGTAGCGCTGATGCTTGATCAGCGCCAGCTTGCCCACCCTCGTGTAGCTTTGGCGCAGCTCGAGACCCACCTTCCGGGCCAGCCGCACCAACCTCTCGCGCGCCCGCTGAAGGAACTTGGCATCGGTTGGGAACGTCACGTTCTTCGGCTCGACCGTCGTGTCGACGATCACCCGGCGCGTATCCTGGGGCGCCAAGCCGCCAGTTCCCTGCAAAATCGAAATCCACAGCCTCAATGATCAATCAAATCAATCAATAAGTTGGAGATAATTCACAGGGGACGAATTATGTGTACATCGGGAAATCTGGTCGCAGTGAACTTCATATTCTTCCGCTACATCTGACAATTCTCAAAATTGAATTCAGCGCGGTTAAAGATATTATGCCAGATAAAATGGGACGGCGACCAGATGCGTTTCAGCGATGTTCTTACTCCTTTTTTGCTCGCGAACTGACCGTTTGACCTTCCTATGCCGTCTCCAACTCGAGTAGAGTATTATTCCCTGAACAAGTTTCTGGGGGGAAGCCCGTGTCGCAAGTGACCATTCTGACTCCCAGTTTCGCGCCAGACTTTGACCTGTGCGCCAATCTCAACCGATCAATCTTGGATTTCTTCCCCAGCACGGTTGAACATCACATCGTGGTTCGTCCGAGTGATATTCAGATCTTTCGAGCGCTCTCCAACCAGCGCACGCATATTCGCTGCAGAGCCGAATGTTTGCCAGCATCATTTGTGCGTATGCCATTCGGTAACTACACTGTCAATTTGACACGCCCATTCCCGCCAATACGGGGATGGATTATGCAGCAACTGATCAAACTTGCAGTAGCAACAGAGTCGAAGGATGACGTCATCATTCTTGCAGATTCCGACGTCGAGTTCCTGCGCCCCACAGGGGTCGAGGCGTTCGTGCGCGACGGCACCGTTCGTTTCTATCGTCTTCCGGAAGCGATCGACGCGCGGCTTCCGCGCCATGGAACGTGGCATAGAGTAGCCCGCGATCTATTGGGGTTGGATCAGAAACCACTGCCGTTTGCCGACTATATATCCTCTCTGGTTGCCTGGAACCCGGCAATTGTCAGACAGATGCTTGATCGAGTGTCGTCGATCACGGGGAGCCATTGGGCGAGTGCCATAGCGCGACAGCTGCATTTTTCCGAGTCGACACTATATGGAGTGTATGTGGATGAACTGGCGGGCGACGTAGCCAAGCGCTTTGTCTCGAGCGAGACACTGTGTTTGTCCTATTGGGATGACACCCCACTATCAGGCGCTGGCATCGCTGCATTTGCACGCGCGGTCAGGCCAGACGACGTCGCCGCAATGATTTCAGCAAAATCTCGAACGCCCTTGGACGTCCGCCGGAATGCGTTTGCCGCTTGTCGTAAAGGCGTCGGCTCCCTCCTCACCGGCTGACGTTCAATGCATCAGTCGACCGTCGGAAGAATGCTCTAACTACTTCGCAGCATCAGGCTACGGGCCCAATTGACCGCCCGATGCACTAGCCGCAACTCTCGGAAAGGCGTGCATATCCGGTAAAGCCAAAACATGCACAAAGGCGGCAACCCTTGAACCGCATGTTCTTTTCCACCTTCAACTAGAAAAAGAAATCTCCTCCTGCGATAGGGCCGGTGTAGTTCTGCAACAGGATCTCGAAGTCGGCGATTAGGCCGGAATTCACGTTGCCCTGGATCAAGGTGGAGTCCAGTACGCTGTCCCCGTCGGTATCGATCTGGACATGGCGTATTTGCCCGGCGCCGGTGAAGGCTCCTGTCCCGCCACCAGCGGTCAGAGTGAAGTCCTGATTGCCAGTAACTGCGGTATTCGCATCGATCGCGTTGAAATTCAGGTCATCCGCTCCACTGACAAAGTCAAGAATGACGTCGCGCGAAGCTGCCCCGACCCCCGAGTCGCCGATAGCGTTGAAGTCGAAAACATCGTTGCCGAGACCGCCAAACAGAATGTCGGCTCCGCCGTCGCCGTCGAGCGTGTCGTTGCCGCCGAAGCCGAGCAGCAGATCAGCGCCAGTTCCTCCGGTGTGGGTACTGCCACTGTTGTTTCCGATCTGCAAATTCAGCCCCTGAGCGCCGAATTGCACCATCTCAATGCCGGTCAGTGTATCCGCCCCATCCGGGCTGCGGGAGCGGTTGTCGGTAACGACTAGGTTCCCGGCTCCATTCAACGAGAAGCGGTAGTTCGCAATCGGACCTGAGAAGGCAGCGGTGTCATTGCCGTTGCCACCGTTCAGCGCGTCTTTGCCGGCACCGCCAATGAGCACGTCGTCGCCGTCGCCTGAGTTCAGAGTGTCGTTGCCGCGGAAGCCGAGCATCAGATCGGCGCCCGAATTGAACGTCATAGTGGACCCGGTATTGGTTCCAGCTCTCAAGGCGAGAGTCTGGCCGTTGAACTGGACCTGCTCAATGCTGTTCAGCGTGTCAGCCCCATCCGGGCTGCCGGCCCTCGTGTCGATAACGATGACATTCCCACTTCCATTCAGCGAGAAGCTGTAATTCGCAAAACCCCCGGCAAAGGCCGCCGTGTCGGTCCCGCCGCCACCATTCACGGCGTCGTTGCCACCCCCGCCGATCAGCACGTTGGCGTTGCCGTCACCCGTCAGCGTATCGGCGAATCCGCTGCCCGTGAGATTTTCCATGCTGACGAGAGTGTCGAGGCCGGCGCCGATGGTGTTCTGCTGCCCGGCTAGAGCCAGGGATACCGTAACCCCGCCACTTGCACTGGCGTAGCTCGCCGTGTCCGAGTCGCCGACACCGCCGTTCAGCAGGTCATCGCCGGCGCCGCCGTCGAGCATATCGTTCTCATCCTGACCGAACAGCGTGTCATTGCCGGCGCTGCCGGCCAGTGTGTCATTACCATCGTCGCCATAGACAATGTCGTCATTGGCGGTGGCGAAAGCAGCGAGGTTCGTGCTGGTATCCCCGTTCGTTCTGATATTGAAAGTCTCGTCTCGGAAGGCGCCCGACGAATCCGTCGACCTCACAATGAGCGTATAGGTCGTGTTCGTGGCCATCGCTGAGCCCGTGCGCGTAACGACACCCGCCGCGGTCACCGCAAAACCCACGCTGCTTCCTTGCTGCAGCGAGTATGTCCAGGATGAGCTGTCGGGGTCTGCCGTAGCCAGATTGGCAATCACGGCCCCCGCGGCCGGTAGCGCCGAGATGCCCGGTGCAACGCCATTCCACCGAATGTCGGTCGGCGCGTCGTTCGGGGTTGACGTGCTATCATCATTGGTGATGGTGCCGACACCTTGATTGTCACTGATGGTCGCGCCGTTGGTTGCATTAGTCAGACCGACGTTGAAGGTTTCGTCCCCCTCCACCTTGGTGTCGCCGTTGATCGTGACTGAAATCGTCTGCGTGTTCTGGTTGGCCCCGAAATGCAGTACGTTGGAGGCCGCGACATAGTCGCCGTCAGCAACAGTGGCGCTTCCGTTGGAGGTAGCGTAGTTCACATCGAATGCCGCCGTGCCGCCGCTGCGGGTGACCGTGAAGGTCGCCACCTTCGTCCCGCTGTTGCCCTCGCTTATCGTGACGTCGTTGATCGAAATTGAGCCCGCAAGCACTCCCCCGACGGACGTGCTAATCTGATA
This genomic stretch from Nordella sp. HKS 07 harbors:
- a CDS encoding DUF6492 family protein; this encodes MSQVTILTPSFAPDFDLCANLNRSILDFFPSTVEHHIVVRPSDIQIFRALSNQRTHIRCRAECLPASFVRMPFGNYTVNLTRPFPPIRGWIMQQLIKLAVATESKDDVIILADSDVEFLRPTGVEAFVRDGTVRFYRLPEAIDARLPRHGTWHRVARDLLGLDQKPLPFADYISSLVAWNPAIVRQMLDRVSSITGSHWASAIARQLHFSESTLYGVYVDELAGDVAKRFVSSETLCLSYWDDTPLSGAGIAAFARAVRPDDVAAMISAKSRTPLDVRRNAFAACRKGVGSLLTG
- a CDS encoding Calx-beta domain-containing protein, whose translation is MALREIDGGPNYFAQFSNSLPTDPSFFPISAWLEGVQTQNDVALDKAAGLNLYTGITANSNFSLVQSNGMYVIAQQDELGTNQTVINSPATAGWLLYDEIDMQLGPGQGYTMLDNIIASLPNDGRFTYNNFGKGVLFWETDAEAARFVNSVDVVSADAYWFTDPNIDAGSEGGSLLNNGQSLTVAQTQLAANYGYTIDRLRELDATDGVIHPVWGFVEVGWPWTETAAQGARQILPGEIKAAVWHEIIAGARGIIYFNHSFGGPEQTQNVLRDPYYAAQLAAVTQTDALIKQLAPVLNSPFDDGFVTVNSSVRAMAKYYGGEHYVFAGSTVNGADTGTDTFTLAGVTSGTAVVIGENRTIAITNGQFSDNFADGNAIHIYQISTSVGGVLAGSISINDVTISEGNSGTKVATFTVTRSGGTAAFDVNYATSNGSATVADGDYVAASNVLHFGANQNTQTISVTINGDTKVEGDETFNVGLTNATNGATISDNQGVGTITNDDSTSTPNDAPTDIRWNGVAPGISALPAAGAVIANLATADPDSSSWTYSLQQGSSVGFAVTAAGVVTRTGSAMATNTTYTLIVRSTDSSGAFRDETFNIRTNGDTSTNLAAFATANDDIVYGDDGNDTLAGSAGNDTLFGQDENDMLDGGAGDDLLNGGVGDSDTASYASASGGVTVSLALAGQQNTIGAGLDTLVSMENLTGSGFADTLTGDGNANVLIGGGGNDAVNGGGGTDTAAFAGGFANYSFSLNGSGNVIVIDTRAGSPDGADTLNSIEQVQFNGQTLALRAGTNTGSTMTFNSGADLMLGFRGNDTLNSGDGDDVLIGGAGKDALNGGNGNDTAAFSGPIANYRFSLNGAGNLVVTDNRSRSPDGADTLTGIEMVQFGAQGLNLQIGNNSGSTHTGGTGADLLLGFGGNDTLDGDGGADILFGGLGNDVFDFNAIGDSGVGAASRDVILDFVSGADDLNFNAIDANTAVTGNQDFTLTAGGGTGAFTGAGQIRHVQIDTDGDSVLDSTLIQGNVNSGLIADFEILLQNYTGPIAGGDFFF